Within the Streptomyces sp. YIM 121038 genome, the region ACGGCTCGCCGCGGCGTGCCGTCGGCGGTCGGTGGTTGCGCCTTCGACGATACGACACGGGTTCCTCAGGCAATCAGTCGCAGCGGAGCGCGCACGGGCGTTGCCCCGGTGGTCGCACGGGCTCGAAGATGTGCGTACGCCCGCGCGGCTGTTGAGATCTGTCAGAGGACCTGTGGGGGTTTGATGATCGAGGTCGGCGAGGACGGTCGTACCTGGCTCCTCTCGGGGCCCACCAGCAGCTACGCGCTCCGCCTCACCGGCCGTGACGAGCTGCTGCACCTGCACTGGGGCCCGCGGATCGCCCTGGCCGACGCCGAGGCCCTGGCCGCCGCGCCGCTGCCGCCCGAGCGGCCCTTCGAGTCCCGCATCGACGGGCACGAGGAGTATCCCGTCGAGGGCGGCCCCCGCTTCGTGCGGCCCGCGTTCTCGGTGCGCGGCGGCGGGGTGCGGGGCACGGAGTGGCGGTTCGCCAGTGCCTGGCACGACGAGGACGAGCTCCAGCTGAACTTCACCGACCCGGTGCACCACCTGGCGGTGCTGCTCGACTACCGGCTGCGCGGCGACGTGGTCGAGCGGTACGTGGTCGTCATGCACCAGGGGCCCGCCGGGTCCCCCGAGGTGGAGCTGCTGCGGGCCGACTCCGCGACCTGGACCCTGCCGCGCCGCGAGCACTGGCGCCTGTCCCAGCTGCACGGCCGCTGGGCCGCGGAGTCGCGCCTCGTGCGCTCCGGCCTCACGTACGGGGAGCGGGTCATCGGCAGCCGCCGCGGGCACACCGGGCACCAGCACCTGCCCTGGGTGGCGCTCGACGCCGACGGCGCCACCGAGGAGCACGGCGAGGTCTACGGCTGCGCGCTCGCCTGGTCCGGGTCGTGGCGCGTGGCGGTGCACCAGCTCCCGGACGGCGCCGTGCAGATCACGGGCGGCTCCGGCCACGACGACGCGGGGCAGGAGGTGCTCGGGCCCGGCACGGCGATCGTCACGCCCGTGTTCGCGGGCCTGTGGAGCGACGGCGGCTTCGGCGGGGCGAGCCGGGCCTGGCACGCCTACCAGCGCGCGCACGTCGTCCCGGACGCCGACGAGGTGCGGCCCGTGCTCTACAACTCCTGGGAGGCCACCGGCTTCGACATCTGTGAGGACCAGCAGCGCGACCTCGCGGAGCGGGCCGCCGAGATGGGCGTCGAGCTGTTCGTCGTCGACGACGCGTGGTTCGGCCGACGCGTCAGCGACCGGTCCGGGCTCGGCGACTGGACGCCGAACCCGGAGCGGTTTCCGGGCGGTCTGAAGCCGCTCGCGGACCACGTGCGCGGCCTGGGCATGGGGTTCGGGATCTGGGTGGAGCCGGAGATGGTGAACGCGGACAGCGACCTGTACCGCGCGCACCCCGACTGGGTGCAGCACCAGCCGGGCCGCACCCGCACGGAGTTCCGCAACCAGCTCGTCCTCAACGTCGCGCGCGAGGACGTGCGGGAGTACCTGTGGGAGCAGCTGGACGCGCTCCTCTCCGGCGCCCCGATCGACTATGTGAAGTGGGACTTCAACCGCTGCTTCACCGACCCCGGATGGCCGGGCGAGGTCCATCCCGAGCGCGTGTGGTCCGCCCACGTGCACGCCGTCTACGACCTCATCGACCGGCTGCGGACCGCGCACCCGTCCGTCGCCTTCGAGTCCTGCTCGGGCGGCGGCGGCCGGGTCGACCTCGGCATCCTCGCCCGTACGGACCAGGTGTGGACCTCGGACAACACCGACCCGGCGGACCGCCTCGCGATCCAGCACGGGTTCAGCCAGGTGCACCCCGCGCGCGTGATGGCCGCCTGGGTCACCGACAGCCCCCACACCCAGCTCAACGGGCGCGTCAGCTCCCTGCGGTTCCGGTTCGTCAGCGCCATGGCCGGGGTGCTCGGCGTCGGCGGCGACCTCACGCGGTGGAGCGCGGCGGAACGGGCCGAGGCGCGCGGCTGGGTGGAGCTGTACAAGGAGATCAGGCCGATCGTGCAGCTCGGCGAGCTGTACCGCCTTCGGGCGCCCGGCGAGGGGCTCAGCGCGGTGCAGTACGTGCGGGGCGACGAGGCCGTGGTGCTCGCCTGGCTGCGGGCCCAGGCGTACGGCGAGGAGCCCGCCCCGGTGCGGCTGCGGGGGCTCGACCCGGCGGCGGCGTACGTGTGCCGGGACACCGGCGCGGTGCACCGGGGCGCGGTCCTGCTCCACCACGGCCTGCGCACGGGCCTCAGCGGCGATCTGGACGCGGCGGTCTTCCGGCTGAGCCGGGTCGCGGCCGCCCCGTCGAGGCCCTAGGCCTGGGTATTCCGGGTTGGCGCAATCTTGACCAATGGCTTATCTCACGCCACGTCAACCCCATATTACGGTGGCGTAGGTCACTTGACGGAAGGAAAGATGGGACGACGTGACAGCAGAGTCGACACCTTTCGTCAAAAACGTGACCACAGAGACCATTACCTCCTACGCAGCGGTCGGCGACAGCTTCACCGAGGGCGTGGGGGACCCCGGGCCCGACGGGACCTTCGTCGGCTGGGCCGACCGGCTCGCCGTCCTGCTCGACGACCTGGCACCGGAGCACACCTTCCGCTACGCGAACCTCGCGGTGCGCGGCAAGCTGCTCGACCAGATCGTCGCGGACCAGGTGCCGCGGGCCAAGGAGCTGGCCCCGGACCTGGTGACGTTCGCCGCGGGCGGCAACGACATCATCCGGCCCGGCACCGATCCGGACGACGTGGCCGAGCGCTTCGAGCGGGCCGTCGCCGACCTCTCCTCGGCCGTCGGCACTGTCGTGGTCACCACCGGCTTCGACACCCGCGGTGTGGCCCTCCTCAAGCATCTGCGCGGCAAGATCGCCACGTACAACGGCCACGTCCGCGCGGTCGCCGACCGCTACGGCTGTCCGGTGCTCGACCTGTGGTCGCTGAAGACCGTCCAGGACCGGCGGGCCTGGGACACCGACCGGCTGCACCTGTCGCCCGACG harbors:
- a CDS encoding SGNH/GDSL hydrolase family protein: MTTETITSYAAVGDSFTEGVGDPGPDGTFVGWADRLAVLLDDLAPEHTFRYANLAVRGKLLDQIVADQVPRAKELAPDLVTFAAGGNDIIRPGTDPDDVAERFERAVADLSSAVGTVVVTTGFDTRGVALLKHLRGKIATYNGHVRAVADRYGCPVLDLWSLKTVQDRRAWDTDRLHLSPDGHTRVALRAAQVLGIPVPADPDQAWPPLPPRGTLEVRRDDIHWAREHLVPWIGRRLRGESSGDHVAAKRPDLMPLT
- a CDS encoding alpha-galactosidase, which translates into the protein MIEVGEDGRTWLLSGPTSSYALRLTGRDELLHLHWGPRIALADAEALAAAPLPPERPFESRIDGHEEYPVEGGPRFVRPAFSVRGGGVRGTEWRFASAWHDEDELQLNFTDPVHHLAVLLDYRLRGDVVERYVVVMHQGPAGSPEVELLRADSATWTLPRREHWRLSQLHGRWAAESRLVRSGLTYGERVIGSRRGHTGHQHLPWVALDADGATEEHGEVYGCALAWSGSWRVAVHQLPDGAVQITGGSGHDDAGQEVLGPGTAIVTPVFAGLWSDGGFGGASRAWHAYQRAHVVPDADEVRPVLYNSWEATGFDICEDQQRDLAERAAEMGVELFVVDDAWFGRRVSDRSGLGDWTPNPERFPGGLKPLADHVRGLGMGFGIWVEPEMVNADSDLYRAHPDWVQHQPGRTRTEFRNQLVLNVAREDVREYLWEQLDALLSGAPIDYVKWDFNRCFTDPGWPGEVHPERVWSAHVHAVYDLIDRLRTAHPSVAFESCSGGGGRVDLGILARTDQVWTSDNTDPADRLAIQHGFSQVHPARVMAAWVTDSPHTQLNGRVSSLRFRFVSAMAGVLGVGGDLTRWSAAERAEARGWVELYKEIRPIVQLGELYRLRAPGEGLSAVQYVRGDEAVVLAWLRAQAYGEEPAPVRLRGLDPAAAYVCRDTGAVHRGAVLLHHGLRTGLSGDLDAAVFRLSRVAAAPSRP